GGCTCAAGCAGCCAGAACGCGATCAACTCATTTATACAGTTGGGCAATAGCAGAGCTGAATGTCGACGCGATGCTATAGCAGCCAGCGGCACAATCTGGCCCCGCAAATTCTCGCCCACCTTGCCGCCGTCATTTCCGAGATGTCGCAATCCGCATCAACAACTCGTTGTACGTTGGTATCGATGAGCTTGCCTCAGACGAGCCCTTGGATACCGGTTGGTATTCGACTAGTGAATTGACTGGAGTCACTGAATGACCAGAACACCTTGCTTCCTTCGTTTTCTCTGCCTTGCTGTCCCGCTAATGTTGGTGGCCGAATCAGCATTCGCCTGGGTAGGCGTGGGCCCTGATTCCTCATGCGAGGTGCGCACAATCCAAGCCGCGATCGATCGCATCATCTCGCGACAGGTTCATGGTGACTTTGTCGATCCTCACATCGTCGTGGCGGGAGGCTCATTCAATGAGGCACTGCAAATCAATGCCGCTGGCATAAGTGGCGGGCGCGCCATCCTGACATTGACCGGCGGTTACGACTCCGGATGCCACGGTCCGCAGATCGGTAGCGCTACTACCATCAACGCGACGAATCGTTCGCGCCAGGTAGTGGCGGTGAACGGCACCATCGCGCTATCTCTCGATTCGTTGCAGCTCACCGGCGCGAGTTCGACAGGCAACGGTGGCGGGATCGGCTTTGGTGGTAATGGAACATTGGATGTGACTAATGTTTCTATCTTCGGCAATCACGCGGCGTACGGCGGAGGCATTTTTGCCAACGGGCAGTCCACCCTTTCTGTCACCCTGCATTCACCGACGTTGATTTACGGCAATTCAGCAGATCATGCTGGTGGTGGCATACGAATCCAGGGACAAACGCAATTGAGCATGCTGGATGGCAGTCATATCTACAGCAATGCGGTGAATACCACCGATTCCGACGGAACGGGTGGAGGCCTGCAGGTAGTCTCGCCGGCGTTCGCCAACATCCAATCCGGGACCATCACAAACAACACTGCCAGGTACGGTGGCGGCGTCGCGGTTAACGGCAGCCTCGCCGACGTAATTTTTGGTACGGAAGCAGGCGGCCATCCCAGCGAAATCTCTTTCAACACGGCAGCCAATACGGGTGGCGGAGTGTTTGTCAGCAAAGGGTCGCTACTGTGTGGGCAATGCCAGATCAACAGCAACGCTGCGCAGGAAGGTGCGGCAACTTATGTAGATGTAGGCGGCGGAGGCCTTGCGATCAACCGCGGCAGCGTCAATGACAACATCGCCCGCGCTCAAAGTGGCGTCGCCACGAACGGTTCAGCCATGCTGACACAGACAAATTCAGGATTCGGGATTTATAAAACCGAAGTGCGTGGCAATACCGGTGGGCATGTCTATCACGGATTCGCCACCGGTGACGGCTCGGCGAAATTCGCGGATGTGCTGATCGCGGAAAATCAGGTTTCCGGCAACTTGTTTGTGATGGATGAAAAGGGCGAGGCCGATGTTCGGCGTGTGACCGTCGCCAACAACAATATTGGCGGCGCCAGTGTTTTTTCCGTTCCTGGCAATTTCACGTTGATCGATTCGATCGTGTGGCAATTCGTGAAGACTACACTCGATGGCCATGTCTCCGGTGACACACATGGACTGAATATCGAAAATTTGATCACTTCGGAGACCGCTTCCTTGACTGGCTTTCCCGGCATCCTCAATGAGGATCCCCGATTCGCGGCACCGGCCAGCGGCGACTATCATCTGACGCGCTTTTCGCCGGCGGTCGATTACTCAGCGTCGCAGCCTGACGTTGACCTAGATGGCTTCTCTCGCACCGTTGATCTGGCGTACGTGCCCAATCGTTACGGCCCGCTTGATCTTGGTGCCTACGAGTTGCAGGCCGTGTTTCCGCCCGACGAAACATTCGACGAAGTGACGCTGCCCGCGTTGCCGACCGGCTGGATCAATACGACAGCTCCGAACAACATCGTTGGTTGGCACACCGTCGCGACAGACGCTACAGGCTTAGGCAAGGCTGCGTTCACGGAAGATACCTATAACTCCACCGACAAATCGTTGCAGACACCCATATTCCAGGTGGGATCGAATGGACGAGTTACGTTTCATCATAAGGTCATTCTGGAACTGAGGAATGATGGAAACGCTGCCGACGGTGTCGTACTCGAAATCTCCATTTCCGGGGGCGCATTTACAGACATCATTGCGGCTGGAGGTAGTTTCGTCAGCGGTGGTTATGACCACACAAAAACCGGTTGCAACTTCTGCGCCTTGGACGGCCGCGCAGTCTGGGGTGGCACGAACTCGGGTTATCAAAGCGTCGTCGTTAATCTGCCATCAGCGGCGAACGGGCAGCACGTGAGCTTGCGCTGGCGCATGGGCACCGACTTCCTTGGCGGGATAGTCGGGGGCGGATACTGGCTGGACGATGTCCATGTCGACTTGAACAATTAACCTTCCAACACTCCGATCTTCTCAGACGACATTGAGTGATCGGCTTGGTAGTGAAGTTGGTAGTGATGCAAGTTTCGTGGCCACACTGGTTCTGAATTGTCGGCCCGCAACGTAGAACGATCGTCTGAATGCGTTCGATACATCAGTAAAGAAAATGGAGAGGGCTGGCCGCGCGCTTGGAAATTCGTACCAGTGCGCGGCCAGCGTTGAAAGAAACGAGAATACTCAGTAGAGATTCACTTCGAGCTTACCGCCGCCACTCGCTTGGCATTTACAGGAAATCGCTTAAGGGATAGCTAGATCACTGATTGGCGTCAAGAAAGCAATGCATGTGTAGTTGTTGGGTGCAACTCATGACACTTGGCCGCGTCGGTTTGATTCGATCCTTCGTTTAAATGAGAGGCGCAGTTATGCAATCAACTAAGTCACTATTCCGGCGTGCATGCAATCTTTGGATTGCAGGGTTCATATCTTGTCTAGCAGCGCGCGAAATCTATGCTAACGCTGGTGCGGATAGCTATCACGCTGTGACCAAAGTCACGCCGATGGTATCGGCCACGTTCACGATACCAACTCTCGGCGCACACTCTTTGCTCGGGCAGGAAAATCAAGTCGGCGTGAGCCCGGCCGTGACATCGCCGATGACGACGCAGACCAGCGGTAGCTCGTTCGTGGTGTTCTCGGCGGGTTATATCTCGAACTCCAATGCGCCCACCGACAACAAGGCAAATCTTTGGATGTTGCTTGGCAGCCCGGTTGTCTACCACGGCAACAACAATGCTTTTGACGTAAAGGCCTATCTGTCGTTGGCGGGCAACGGCGGCAACGGTCACTCGGTATCCATCGTCAAGAATGGCTATGCGCAAGGCGAGATCACCCTGCCATTCATCGAGATCCGGAACGCAGATATTCTGCACGATGTCGCGCAGAACTATCCATCCGGCGCGCAGCTGACCAGTGGCAGCGTGACGACGACAGGCCCCGCGATATTGCTGGCGTTCTGGTGGGGTGACGGCGATGGGCTCACGCATACCGCGGTGCCCAACAACGGCTTCAGCGTGATCGAGAGTTTCCTGAATCTGCCGCCACTCAGTGCGGTTCAATGTGTGGTGACCTACAAGCAGGTAAAAGCTGCGGGTACCTACAACGTCACCTGGACGCAATCACCCGATCCCGGCGCGCCGCTTTGGCTGTTCGCGTTTCAGTCTAGCGAGACAATTTTTGCGTATAGCTTTGATTGAATCAAAGCCGAGTCCGACCGATCGAAAATCCATGGCGCTTGATGTTGCTCCATAACATGCGGCCAGAGAAAATCTTGACTCGGCGTTTTGCGTCGGTGATGACAAGACGCCGCACTTCGAGGATACAAATTTCGACTTTTTGCTGTCCACTTGTGACGTGATGCTTGCTCGCGATCAAGTTCGCTCCACGCCGCAAATATCGACTCCGGCGCACCTACCACAGTGTATGAAAAGGCTACGAGCGAGTGCCGAGGCAAAAACAGTCGCGCAATGCATTAGTGTCGCATGGATGCGCCGATTCTCGTTTTACGCAGACAGGTATCGGCGTACCGATGTTATCGCTTCTACCTTTCTACCTTCCTTCGCTTTCATTTGGAGATTCATATGCGTATTCGAAACGGCCGATTGAGTTTGGCTATATTGCTCTTGACTACCCTCCCCGCCTGGGGTGCAAATAATTTCGTCGTGATCGTCGGCCAGAACATCTCCGGCAATCCCGCACTGGCGTTCAACCCGCCTTCTTTACCCGTAGCGCCGGGCGACACAATTACCTTCAAGAATGTCGGCGGCGGAATGCACAACGCGCACTCGGTAGACTCATCGTTCGCTTTTCAGTGTGGTGCGGGCGACTGCACTTCTGGCGCGGCGGTTTCCGGCCCATGGATTTCGCCGGCAATAACAGTTCCCGGAAATGCATCAGGCAAGACCATTGCCTACTTGTGTGATTTACACGGCGTAGCGATGAGTGGCCAGATCGTCGTGAGCGGCTCCACTCCCGTGACACTGCAATCCTTCGAGGTCGAATAATTGCGTAAGACGAACCCCGTTCATGGGTGATCGCGTTCTGCTGTTGTCGCAGTGCACAGCAGAATCGCGTCCTTCCTTGCCGAGGCGACAAGCAATCGATTCTTTGAGCGACAAATCGCGCTTTGAAAAGATCGATTGAGATTTACCCGGATCGGTGTGATGCGGTA
The sequence above is drawn from the Pseudolysobacter antarcticus genome and encodes:
- a CDS encoding cupredoxin domain-containing protein — its product is MDAPILVLRRQVSAYRCYRFYLSTFLRFHLEIHMRIRNGRLSLAILLLTTLPAWGANNFVVIVGQNISGNPALAFNPPSLPVAPGDTITFKNVGGGMHNAHSVDSSFAFQCGAGDCTSGAAVSGPWISPAITVPGNASGKTIAYLCDLHGVAMSGQIVVSGSTPVTLQSFEVE